The Chroicocephalus ridibundus unplaced genomic scaffold, bChrRid1.1 SCAFFOLD_26, whole genome shotgun sequence genomic sequence cagctgttgttGTGACTGTTCCAGCAGTCCCAGTGCTTTTTGACCTCATGGGCCCTCTCGTCCCGCCTCCCTTCTGCAGTTCAATCCTTTTCCTGTGACAACCAGTCGGTGCCCGCTCTGTGGGCATCTTACCTACATCTTCCTGACCTGGACAGCTGGCAGGAACGGTGGCCATCAGCCCCAATTGTGCCTGACATCTTCTCCTGGCACAGGCGCAGCTCTGGGCATGCTTGGTGCGTACCGTGCTTCCTGAAGGAGAACAGCACCAAACAAAGTAACTCCTGGGCAATGTCCTGCTGGGAAGAGCTGATTTCATGGCAGGTTAGACGCAGGTCCCAAGACCGGTCCAGGGTCTTACCTGGCAGAAGTCTTCTCCCCCaggtcttgctgccttctgcctggacTCTGGCTTGACAGCATGGGGAGGGAAAACtttgcagcagcttctcaggatgccacactgtgcctgggaaaggaggaagctcTTTAGAGCAGCCCCGAGGGGAGTGCGTTTCAACCAGGCTGTGGTCACCCAGCATGGGGAAGGGCCCCACCTGGAGAGCTGCGACCCATTCCCATACCTCTTCTGatcctctgctgttctgcagccttCTTGTGCTGGTTGGCGAGAGCCTCCACCACCACGGTGCTGATCACAACGAATCGAAAACTGGAAAGCAGGTGATGACACAGGTTTGAAGAAGGGTGACCCCTaccctctgcagctccccagcaccagtCCTCCTGGCTGTCGTGCAAGGCATGGCACCCCTTTCCCTTTGTGGCCATGCAGAGGTTTTATTTGCAATCTCCACCCAACACCAGAAGATGTAGCTTAAAGtcctctccctgtgcagctgcttctctctgatgGGAATGATGCCAGGCTGGGCATGAGAAACACAATCACAATGCCTGGCCACCCCGGGAGAATACAGGTGTAGCCCAAACTCAGCATTAGTTCACCAGAAACCAGTCACTGCAGGACTGATCCCTGACTCAATGCTGAGTGCTGAGCCCCAATAACATGCgctcctgagcaggagctgggaagccgCCTGCTCAGTCAGTCGAGGGCTGCAGAGGAACCGCACTCACCTTGGGAACATGCGGTCAGGAGCAGCCTGCATCCCCCAAGTGGTGGCCGCTCCACCGGAGACCACTGCACATCGCACCCACAGCCTCTGCAAAGTGGCACAGAGCTGTTAGAAGCTTCCCAAGGCAGTTTTTTCTTGGCTCCCAAACGAAGCGGGCACTGTGTCCTACTTCAAAAGAAAGCCACTTCTCAACAGCCCTCTCCCAAACCTTTCTCCATGAACATtagcccttgctctgctctggagaagctgcagagcaaaccCTGAGACTGCGCAATATAACACTGCCAGGCTTTTCACAGGGCAAGGACCCAGAACCTCAGAAGAAACTTTCTTTGCCAAGGCAGAAGTCAGTGGCGGTGAGCACGGGGAAAGAAAGGCATGTCACTGCCCTGCCACATCCAGGCTGGCCAACGGCCATTGGCTTCCCAAAGACACTGAGGCGTCCTCAAAAGTGGAGCAACTTACAGTGTGAAGCAGTGCCATGCGGCTGGCCTTGCTCTCCAGCCCTGTGACGTAGTCGTAATAAAACCGCATGCACAGGACACCGTCTTGGCAGGAGAGAACGCCAATGTCTTTGAAGGCGAAGGAGAGGTGCTGCTTCTTCCTCAGTTGGAAAGAGTAGAGGAGTATGGTGTCTCGCATGCAGTCCTCCACCATGTGGCGCGGGAAGGAGGTGGCTTGTGATAGTCACCTGTAGTTCAGCGGCTTGATCTCGACAtcctctgcaaggaggagaaaCATCATCGCTGCCACAGCAGGCTAAATTTCCATGTACGATTCGTaacaaaatgccacagaaaaggtCATTTATCAACACAGCTCTTGgggagtggtttgttttgggggcgTTCAAGCCATCCCTCGACCTTTGGAGGCAACTCTTTGTTTCTCCCGGCCCTTTCCAAAGAGCAGAGAGCACACACCTGCCCCTAGACACGGAGTGGGGAAGTGGCACGTGGCCTCTGGCTTCTCACCAGGGATAACCCCTGTGGGGAACGTGAGCTCCTGCAGACACGCCTTGTCCATGTTCAGCTGGAAGACTGGTCTTCGAGCCATAAACACCTCTTCTTCACCCTGGAATCGCTCTTGGACCATAGTGAAGGTCCTGAGTCCTGGGAGCAGGACGCCCTGCCCGGGAAAAAGACCAAAGGCTGGTGAGTGAGGACTTCAGAGAGGGGCAAAgggaaagctgtggaaaaggcccatgttctccatttgttttcttcccctcctcaaaacttttcacagaatcacagaatcttagtggttggaagggacctttgagatcatcgagtccaaccacataaaaaaaaaaaaaacaacaaaaaaacccacacaaaaaaaaagcacccaccaactaaactccacacccacaaccccacacacaacaccccaccacaaaccaataatcttgggcactagagcatgccctgaagagccatgtctacacgtttcttaaatacctccagggatggtgacttcaccacctccctgggcaggttgttccagtgcctgaccactctttcagtaaagaaattcttcctaatatctaatctaaatctcccttgccgcagcttcataccatttcctctggtcctgtcgttattcccttgggagaagaggccaacccctgcctctctatagtttcctttcaggtagttgtagagggcaatgaggtctcccctcagcctcctcttctccaaactaaacatgcccagttccctcagcctcttttcataggacttgttctccagacccctcaccagcttggtggctctcctctggacacgctccagcacttcaatgtctttcctgtagtgaggggcccaaaactgaacacagtactcgagctgaggcctcaccagtgccgagtacagaggcacgatgacttccctactcctgctggccacgctattcctgatacaagccaggatgccattggccctcttggccacctgggcacactgctggctcatgttaagccggctgtccactaacactcccaggtccttttctgccgggcagctttccagccactcagccccaagcctgtagcgttgcccggggttgttgtgaccaaaatgcagggcCCGGATTTGCCAACATCCCTTAGCTAGAGAGGATCCCAGGCACTTGCAGCACAGGGAATACCCCTGGGACTGATTCCTATGGATTATCCTTGGCATTACTGGCCCAGCATAATGCCCTGCATCTCTGCCTGGTCTCTTCACTCTGATCACAGCAAAGGGCAAAGCCCTATCGTCTGCCAGACGCTTTCTCAGGCTAGATCTGGACTTGGTTTCTCCCCTGGTTGACCAAGTAGCAGCTCTTGGCATATGGGGTCTTCTCGGTGTGCTGccaggatgctcagggagggaTTGCTCCCCGGGGCCCGGGCTCTCCAGGGCAAAGGGGGACCAAGACGCCAGCCCACCTTGTCCAGCTTCAGCTGTCCCAGGATGTACGCAGACACAGCATCCCAGATAGTCACAACCTCTGTAAAGCGAGGGAAAGAGGTGTCAggcttggggacagccagctcACAGCCTCTCGACATGCTCCTCGCCCAGGGGGTGACAGATGCAGGCATCCACAAACAGCCCAGCCAGACACTGCCATCACGGCTGCGGACCTGGGCTGTGCCCCAATTTCAGACTGCCAGCCTTactcttctcctggggcagggctggagcagaaatggggacatgggaaggactcacgacCAGGACTGTGGCCACCTAACCCCCACAAAGGAATGGCACCCCAGAGGCCAGAACATGGTCTGCCAGCCTGGTGGCACAAGAGGACCCCGTGGAGAGGAAGAGAGGTTCTCCCAAAGGAGACCAGTCCAAGGTGAAGGGCTAATTTTTCATCCCAGGGCCAGAACCCTTAGAGGTACCAGCGCCCAGGGAAAGCTGGCTGTGGATGGCTTCCCTCGCAAGGGCACCAAGACATTCCCACGGGAGCCtcagggctcagggcagccccagcatcacAACCCAGGAGTCTGGGATGCCACACTGTGCCTTGAGCCTTCAGGAGGGGCTCTCGctgcaccccccagccctgcccagccacccccacagtccagcagctccagcttttgACACCGACAGCCCCAGTGCAACCCCTTGGGAAGCAGCTCCTAAACCTCTTACCCTTGGTGGAGAGACACAGGAGGGAGGGGAACAAGCTGCTCAGCTCCAAGCTGATGGCCACGGTGCAGCAGCCCTCCATGGCGCTTGCCGCTTGCTCTCAGCTCAGAAAAAAGGGCTGCTCTTTGCAGCTCCTCACCCAAACCTCCTCTCTGACgtgcccctgctctgcctgtcaGCAAGagtcccccagcgcagccccgatGCCTCCCGACCCTGCTCCTGGCCGTGGAGCAGCTCCGaagggcagcagtggggagcccctgagcagTGCCCAGGCCTCACCAGGAAGTGCCGGCACTGCCACGGCACTGGGGAGACCCTCACCCTCCCCAATAGCCACCCCCAAATCTATGGGAACCCCCCCAATAGGCCCCCGCCCCCCATCTGTGCCCCCCTCCAAATCTggggacacaccccccctcccttGGTGTGCtcgctctgctcctctccaggggacccaggcatctgggtgcccccgccccgggagcggGAGGGAATTGAGGAGGGATGGGAGTCGCCTGGGTGCCTGGGGCCCTccaggacaccccccaccaccaccctcaaggttatgtgtgcctcagtttcccctgacTGCGTGCGGGGCAGTCACTCCCCGGACGACCAGGTCCCCGCCAGCCCAACGGGCGCTGTCGCGATGAGGCCGGAAAGCGCGGACGCAAAGCAGCCGTAAAGCGCACAGCGGGGGTGGGGccgaggggtggggggtggctcAGGCCGCCGTTAACTTCTGGGGGCGTGGCCACAGCGGGGAGCACACGGCGGCATTTGGGTGGGAGTGGCACACGGCGGCGGCTCAGCGTCCTCAGGCTGGTGTGCCCCCGGGTCCCCCAGCGTCCCCTCACCCCTCCATGGGCCCCCCCAAGGTCCTCCTCACACCCCACCGGGTACCCTCAGACTCccgagcacccacagccccctcagcGGCCCCGGgtcccctcagccgccccacccCAACGTCTGCTCAGCCTCTCCAGTGTCCTCTCAACACCCCCATGCTCCATTAAACACTCTCTGGGTGCCCTCAGGCCCCCTCGCCCCCGCCAATGTCACCTCAGCCACCCAAAATGTCCCCTAAACAACCCCCAATGTGCTCTTAGCCCCCCATAGTCCCTCACCATTGTCCCCTtagccccccgtgtcccctttaACTCACTCTGGGGCCCCTCAGTCCCTgcaaggccccaaaatgtctcctcagctcccccatgccccttCAGCACAccccactacccacaacacccccaggcccCTACGAACGCTCATGCAAACCCCcgtgcaaagtccccttgcaTGACGTctacctcccccagcccctgaaccccacctcagccccctccccacaccccaatcttccaccccccacaagccctgtGCCAACGCTCACataccatcatccaccccctcccacaccccccaaattccccctcagaTACCACCCCGAAGCCCCCCCAACCGCTATAAGCCCTTGTGCAagcactcgtgtgagccccctcttcgaccccccaacacccccagctcccggtGAACCCTAGtgcaaggcctcgtgcgaatcctcctgaAAAATCGCCTCATGGGCCACCATCCATCCCACTCCCCCAACcccctaagtcccccctcaaccccagccccagcccccacaaaccctcgtgcaaatcttTGTGCAAGCCCCCTCATGCCTCACCCCCaacttcccccacccctcccccacccccaaagccaccccaccccaccccaatcCCCTCTAAACCCACGCTCCAACCCctccaggcagagacacagggaATTATGCGGGGCCAATGCCGAGGATAACCCATAGGAATCAGTCCCAGGGGCATTCCCTGTGCTGGAAGTGCCTCTAGCCGAAGGAAACGTTGGCAAATGTTTTGAGGAGGGGAGAACTCCCTACCACAAGCCCTCCTGGAAATCCTCATTCAAACccttgtgaaaaaaaccctcacacgacatctttccccctctcccaaatTCCCActaaacccctcccccacccccccctacAAACGCGCATGTAAATCCTTGTGCAAACTCTTGTGCAAGTCCTCATGAAGGCCCTTCATGTGCCACCCCCTaaatcccccctttcccacacCTCCAACCCCCTGGTCCCGTATGAACACTCCTGTGAATCCCCATGCAaatcctccactccctccccaacaCCTAAATCCCTCCcgacccctcccccacccaccccccatccctccccagccccctacGAACCCTTGCACAAatcctcgtgtgagcccccttgttcccaacccccagctcccacaccgcTCCCCCACTCGAAATCCTGTTCCTATCCAGCCTGCAACCTGCCTCCCCAACCCCTCCCGGGAatccttgtgtgaatccttgtgcaaGGCACCGTATGAAGCCTCATGCGAGACCCCTCATGCCCCATCATCCACCTCCCTGACCCCTCCCCCCTCCCTAAATTCCACCTCAACCCCTCCCCCACACCCCAATCTTTAACCCCTCCACAAAAACCTCGTGCAAATCCTTATGCgagccccctcatgtgccaacacctgacctctccccctccccaccaccaaatCCCCCatgaaacccctcccccacccacccagccCCCTGCGAACCCTCGTGCAAGGCGTCCTGTGAATCCTCCtgtgaatctttgtgcgagccctcATGCGTAAATCCTAGTGCACCACACCCTATCTCCCTCTAAGATCAcgccccccgaacccccccaactcctccccaaaaccacccctcACCACgcacaaccccccccctccccccagccctctccaacAAGTCATCACGGAAATCCTCCTGTGCAAAACCCCCTCGTATGACCCCCCGCCCCCACATTTCCCCTCAgacccctcccccaccacccacaAGCCCAGCGAACCCTCACACAAACTTCCAGGTGAACCATTgtgcaaggccttgtgtgaaaTCCTCATGCAAATCCTCGTACAAGCCCCAtcatgtgctgccacccaaccccctcccccctccccaatctcTCTTCCATTCccaaacccttgtgtgaatcctggtgcaaggccttgtgcaaatcctcatgCAATTTCTTGTGTGAAACCCCTCGTGTGCCATAATccaaccccctccctcctcccccacccccaaatccagcatcaatccctcccccatgcccccagccccgTGAAACCCACgtgcaaggccttgtgtgaatcctcgtgcaaatcTTCATACGAGCTGCCTCGCatgacccctcccccacctcccaaatcccccctcaacccccccatccctccctcgtGCCCCACAAACCTTCGTGCAAACCTTCATGTGACCCCTCGTGCGATCCCCCTCATGCGCTACTACCCAAATAAATCTCCGACACTccacctgaaatgctgcagctccttATGGAGTACGCCTGCACCGGGACAGTGCTGGGCACGGCTGGCAATGTTTAGAGTCCGCTAATGGCGGCAGAGCATTTCAATGTCATGGGCAACATCAGACCGTGCagcgagttcttaaaatcccagctgtgcttggaaaactgCGTCGGCATCTGGAGACTCACAGATTATTATTAGTACTGCCCCGACCTGCAAGAAGCAGCCCAGGTGTTCACCCTCCATGGCTTCGAGGAGACGACcaggtgtctgcagagtttctggagctgggagctgagTTCCGATGGGTGagtgtgacaggaggagagatcccccgTGCACCCGGTGCTGGAACTAGACTAATGTcggctttctaaactacaaacctaGTTTGGAGAGTGATAATTTTGTTACGGACTTTGGTAGCATCATGAGGCCCCTGGTGcctgccccgtgatgtcacaaaggggagctctgactgccctgtgatgtcacaggGGGGTGTACTATAAAAGGGGGCGCAGGCGCTGCGGGAGCTGTCAGTGGGTGCTGGGCACCACAGTCTGGCATCGTCTGGGCAGagtgcagcctcggcctctgccaccccagcagcattgggggtcccgtcactggggacccaggaggtcACTGGGGATCCACATCGCGggactgtgctggtgactcggagctgctgccagggggCTCTCCAACGTCCCTCCCCGGCTCACCTGGCCTCACTCCTGATGCTCGTGACAGGGCTCAGCATGGTCTCTACCATCTCAGTGCGCCGTGGCACgggttggggtgggatggagtgATGTGGCGTGGCGTGGGGGGATGCGGTGGGGGGATGCggtggggggctgggagatgctcctggctctggcgCTGCTTGAAAGTTTGTAGGATGGTGTGCTAGGGAGGTCCTTCAGTCTGTTGTCCCAGgggaggtaggggatggagagACACGCGAtagcaaagacacaagggatAGTGATGGTCTAGAAATCACCAAAGCGCCTGGGAAAGGTCAGGTAGGAATTAGGCCTTCTCCCTCCAGAAAGGTGCCAGGTTCAATAGcaaagctgaagtgcatctacaccaatgcacgcagcatgggcaatgaacaggaggagctggaagccattgtgcagcagtaTAACTGATAGAGCTGCCATCACAGAACCGTGGTGGagcatgactggagtgctgcattggaTGGCTATAAACGCTTCAGAAGGGCTTccgggagaccttatagcagccttccagtacgtaagtggctccaggagagatggggagggactctggatcagggagtgcagtgacaggatggggggtaatggttttacacaggaagaggggagatttagattagatctgaggaagaaattcttggctgtgagggcagtgagcccctgtcccaggttgcccagagaagctgtggctgccccatccctggaggggttcaaggccaggttggacggggcttggagcaacctgggctggtgggaggtgtccctgcccatggcagggggtggcactgggtgggctgtaaggtcccttccaacccaaaccattctgtgattctatgattaattctatgataggccaggaaggagaggcagtagagcggccctctatgttagggagtgttatgaatcTTTCTTTTACGTGcgcacagacaaatatttggatccagtaaagcATGAGAACACCCACTCTCGTAGGAGCTGATGTGTACAGAGAGAGGGGGATGAACGAGAGGCttgcctatagttaaaatttccctctttgagtttaaatacTCGCAATACACTGGCATTCCTCAGTAGGTGATAACTGGGACTCGAGGGGGGTTGACTTGCGCTGGCTGCCCAGTCCTCGAGGTGTTTGTCTAAGCGGCTCCCGACTCGGGGGAGGTGCTGGCCACAGCCCACTGTAAtctgggagagctgaaagggtCTCGCTGGAATTGCTCCTTACAGGGTCCaagataattgacttttgtcaggtatttttccactctggcCCAACTCGGACACTGGGATATGCTGGTACTTTTCCACTCCTGACCCAGAGTCGATGACTCAGAGCAGTCAGGATCCTATAGGCCCGGAGCGGAGACACCACTTTAGATGGAGCCAattctgccctacttgtgaaagcaagctcaaaaccccccaaattttcTGTGATCCGAATTCTAGCACTGCCAGCTTCATTTCCGTTTCAGTATAAAtccctgagcagctgagaagcGTGGCTGttgatgctccaagaaatagaaCTGAGATGGCGGGGTCTCTTTGTTCTGCTGGTCTCAAGCACTGGTGGCATTGGGTGAATGGTTTTTAGGTGACAGCTCTGAAAGCAGTGGCGCAGAGTGTTCATGCTTTAGCCaagcattttcatagaatcatagaatcataggattggaagggacctctggagatcatctagtccaacccccctgccagagcagggtcacctacagcaggttgcgcaggaacgcgtccaggcgggttttgaatgtctccagagttggagactccaccaactctctgtgcagcctgtgccagggctctaccactctcaaagtaaagaagttcctcctcatgtttaggtggaacttcctatgctcaagtttgtgcccattacctcttgtcctgttactgggcaccactgaaaagagcctggccccatcctcctgacacccaccctttaagtatttgtaagtgttgataagatccccctcagccgtcttttttccagactgaagagacccaaatccctcagcctttcttcataagagaggtgttccagtcccctcagcatcttggtagctctctgctgcaccctctccagcagtttcctgtcttcttgaactggggagcccagaactggacacagtgctccaggtgcggcctcaccaaggcagagtagagggggaggatgacctccctccacctgctggccatactcttcttgatgcaccccaggatgccattggccttcttgaccacaaCGGCACATTGCTGgatcatggtcatcctgttgtccaccaggactcccaggtctctttccacagagctgctctccagcaggtcagcccccaacctgtcctggtgcatggggttagtcctccccaggtgcagcaccctacacttgtcctggTTGAATTTCCTAAGGTttctctttgcccaactctccagcctgtccaggtctctctggatggcggcacagccttctggtgtgtcagccacccctcccagctttgtgtcattggcaaacttgctgagggtgcactctatcccctcatcccgGTCATTGacgaatatattgaagaggactggacccagtactgacctctgaggaacatcgcttgtcactgacctccaactagaccctgtgcccctaatcaggaccctctgagctctgtctttcaaccagttatctatccaccttactgtccattcatcaagcccacttttcctaagcttccctacaaggatgctgtggaagactttgtcgaacgccttgctgaagtcaaggtagaccacatccaccgccctcccctcatctatccatccagtcatgccgtcatagaaggctatcagattagtcagacatgatttccccttgatgaatccatgttgagtacttctgatagctttcttttcctccacatgccttgagatgacaaccagaatgagctgttccctCATTTGTACAAGGATGGAGGTgcggctgaccggcctgtagttccccgtctcctcctccttgccttttttgaagactggagtgacattgactttcctccagtcctcaggcacctcgcctgttctccaggacctttcaaagatgatggagagcagcccagcaatgacttctgccagctccctcagcactctcgggtgcatcccatcgggtcccatggacttgtgagtATCTAATTGATCTAACTGGTCTGTCACTCGATCCttctcaacccaggggaagtcttcttctttccccgttacttcccccaatgcctgggactcctgagggctgggccgagcagtaaagaccgaagcaaagaaggcattcagtaactccgccttctccgcatcctctgtccccatggctcctgtctcattcaacagtgggcccacaacttttctggtcttccttttgcttccaatatactcgtagaagcccttcctgttgagcttgacatccctagccaggtttaattctaaggcggccttggctttccttgtttcatccctgcacgctctggcagcattcctgtaatcctcccaagcggtcagtcccttcttccacgtattgtagacttccttcttccacttgagctttttcagaagctccctgctcaaccatgcaggtcccCTGTGTCCCTTGGGTGATTTCTTTCtattagggatgcaccgatcctgagcttggaggaagtgctCTTTGAATACCATCCAGCTCTcatgagcccctttgc encodes the following:
- the LOC134509713 gene encoding uncharacterized protein LOC134509713 isoform X3 is translated as MVEDCMRDTILLYSFQLRKKQHLSFAFKDIGVLSCQDGVLCMRFYYDYVTGLESKASRMALLHTRLWVRCAVVSGGAATTWGMQAAPDRMFPSFRFVVISTVVVEALANQHKKAAEQQRIRRGTVWHPEKLLQSFPSPCCQARVQAEGSKTWGRRLLPGSTVRTKHAQSCACARRRCQAQLGLMATVPASCPEHPLWYMQLGQHSEQLA
- the LOC134509713 gene encoding uncharacterized protein LOC134509713 isoform X2; the protein is MVEDCMRDTILLYSFQLRKKQHLSFAFKDIGVLSCQDGVLCMRFYYDYVTGLESKASRMALLHTRLWVRCAVVSGGAATTWGMQAAPDRMFPSFRFVVISTVVVEALANQHKKAAEQQRIRRGTVWHPEKLLQSFPSPCCQARVQAEGSKTWGRRLLPGSTVRTKHAQSCACARRRCQAQLGLMATVPASCPGQEDVEHPLWYMQLGQHSEQLA
- the LOC134509725 gene encoding coiled-coil domain-containing protein 81-like, producing MEGCCTVAISLELSSLFPSLLCLSTKEVVTIWDAVSAYILGQLKLDKGVLLPGLRTFTMVQERFQGEEEVFMARRPVFQLNMDKACLQELTFPTGVIPEDVEIKPLNYR
- the LOC134509713 gene encoding uncharacterized protein LOC134509713 isoform X1 — its product is MVEDCMRDTILLYSFQLRKKQHLSFAFKDIGVLSCQDGVLCMRFYYDYVTGLESKASRMALLHTRLWVRCAVVSGGAATTWGMQAAPDRMFPSFRFVVISTVVVEALANQHKKAAEQQRIRRGTVWHPEKLLQSFPSPCCQARVQAEGSKTWGRRLLPGKTLDRSWDLRLTCHEISSSQQDIAQELLCLVLFSFRKHGTHQACPELRLCQEKMSGTIGADGHRSCQLSRSGRCRTPSLVHATGTAL